In one Staphylococcus lutrae genomic region, the following are encoded:
- a CDS encoding thiopeptide-type bacteriocin biosynthesis protein, protein MRQFDRRIFIDLYNEYDLNFIWKLYNLKKRYNIYFEDISYDINESIVSNKQNDKYLTEVMFNFIKTEPSLSEQIYDEVKCHGISKTYTPIDSNWFQYNIILPKEFQNDFIAYTLENLISDINDFSPLKSYFFIPYFDNYHHIRIRLKFKEIIDLTQINNIFSKYAKRNTLIEYEIAFYKPDLHKYKNKMVLYFAEELFYIDSILTISICKMNSKNKRNIVLTLIFKILSTYSSSLSDQFRVASKYYNKKEYSSIFRYNEKQYIEIFKNSYTLYDTDELISNSDLKKWNTYLSRLLNCQGFINLAENDKHSIIRNIIHLLCLRTFGTNSDEENICINIVCRVINREIRKTKS, encoded by the coding sequence GTGAGACAATTTGATAGAAGGATATTTATAGATTTATATAATGAATATGATTTAAACTTTATATGGAAATTATACAATTTAAAAAAGAGATACAATATTTATTTCGAAGATATTTCGTATGATATTAATGAATCTATTGTTTCTAATAAACAAAATGATAAATACTTAACTGAAGTTATGTTTAATTTCATTAAAACTGAACCGTCATTATCAGAACAAATTTATGATGAGGTTAAATGTCATGGGATCTCTAAAACATACACTCCTATTGATAGCAACTGGTTTCAATATAACATTATTCTTCCTAAAGAATTTCAAAATGATTTTATTGCATATACACTTGAAAACCTTATATCTGATATTAATGATTTTTCTCCATTAAAGAGTTATTTTTTCATACCATATTTCGATAATTACCACCACATCAGGATTAGATTAAAATTCAAAGAAATAATTGATTTAACTCAAATAAACAATATTTTTTCTAAATATGCTAAAAGAAATACTTTAATAGAATATGAAATCGCTTTTTATAAACCGGATCTACACAAATATAAAAATAAAATGGTACTGTATTTTGCTGAAGAACTTTTTTATATAGATAGTATATTAACGATATCTATATGTAAGATGAATTCAAAGAATAAACGCAATATAGTTCTCACTTTAATATTTAAAATTTTATCTACTTACTCAAGTTCTTTATCTGATCAATTCAGAGTAGCGAGTAAATATTACAACAAAAAAGAATATTCATCCATTTTTAGATATAATGAAAAACAATATATAGAAATATTTAAAAACAGTTACACATTATACGATACTGATGAATTAATTAGCAATAGCGACTTGAAAAAATGGAACACATATTTATCTCGTTTGCTTAATTGTCAAGGTTTTATTAACTTAGCTGAGAATGACAAACATTCTATTATAAGAAATATTATACATCTGTTGTGTCTAAGAACTTTTGGGACCAATTCTGATGAAGAGAATATTTGTATAAATATTGTTTGTAGAGTAATAAATCGAGAGATAAGAAAAACTAAAAGTTAA
- a CDS encoding alpha/beta hydrolase, with translation MVQQIAYGTHRDQHYDVYHNETNTLNSWLVLVHGGYWRQKYDKTLMDPMIDFLIESGYSVVNIEYRRGTSHPWPIPSEDVAAAVEHFKVSEYQPQHLVGIGHSVGGQLVLLNATLFQQVIAFAPVTDVLYTHHQHLGQDAVVEYFDTVSTHTLCAASPLMQAPTQSKIELRHDYIF, from the coding sequence ATGGTCCAACAAATCGCTTACGGCACGCATAGAGACCAACACTACGACGTCTATCATAATGAAACAAATACATTGAATTCATGGCTTGTTCTCGTACATGGTGGGTATTGGCGTCAAAAATATGATAAAACACTGATGGACCCGATGATTGACTTTTTGATTGAATCGGGATACTCCGTCGTGAATATTGAATACCGTCGGGGCACTTCCCATCCTTGGCCAATACCAAGTGAAGATGTGGCTGCCGCAGTGGAACATTTTAAAGTATCAGAATATCAACCTCAACACCTTGTAGGTATCGGACATTCCGTTGGTGGGCAACTCGTTCTACTGAATGCCACTTTATTTCAGCAAGTGATTGCATTTGCCCCTGTTACAGATGTACTTTACACACATCATCAACATTTAGGACAAGATGCCGTGGTAGAATATTTTGATACCGTGTCCACCCATACCTTATGTGCAGCCTCGCCACTGATGCAAGCGCCCACTCAATCAAAGATTGAGTTAAGACATGATTATATATTTTAG
- a CDS encoding ATP-binding cassette domain-containing protein: MKKSLIMSVRNRSLLVLLIILLASTLTGTFIQFLKGDIFQNAIELKFSHMSLFIIFLGLTIFFEVLLYYIEWLYENNLIKEALAKQKNDVGKTILNLKHYKDIENIKENNLNKLTNIIDSLEYSYYKAFFDVLYLLFRVLFVSVALLYINIYVGLIVVLMMFLPLLITKLFKNKLAHLEEKLYEQKGVNLKFYKNLMDNLKYIKVFELRKHYYRKFITNVGVEKKSWATSKNYQVTLNAAYSLSSYLSHFIVLTIAIYLVYKNAINPGTVITLLGLVDQLSMPILSLSRNINSINSTKKLRSQLSNNYNTIDDSELVTIDFKDKIHASGLELNIKNYNLIYKDVEFCKNKKHLIIGRSGIGKSIFIDALLGLSPIDAGVIQYDDKQLNEHGNPLKKTSYIMTENILFDETVLYNIIFNNTATEKQYFIINKLLPDNVIFEKSIDKLSSGEKRRVLLLRGLLSDKDTLVFDEPTSNLDESTSQVFWDLLMNINHKTVIIISHNTPQYISEKFDYIIDFANYVERNRDI, encoded by the coding sequence ATGAAAAAAAGTTTAATAATGAGTGTTAGGAATAGATCGCTACTAGTTCTTTTAATAATACTACTTGCATCAACATTAACTGGCACTTTCATTCAGTTTTTAAAAGGGGACATATTCCAAAATGCAATTGAATTGAAATTCAGCCATATGAGTCTATTTATTATATTTTTGGGATTAACAATATTTTTTGAAGTGCTGCTATACTATATTGAATGGTTGTATGAAAATAATTTGATTAAAGAAGCTTTGGCTAAACAAAAAAATGATGTTGGAAAAACAATACTTAATTTAAAGCATTACAAAGACATAGAAAATATTAAGGAAAATAATTTGAATAAACTGACAAATATTATTGATAGTTTAGAATATAGTTACTATAAGGCATTTTTTGATGTACTGTACTTATTATTTAGAGTACTATTTGTATCGGTTGCGCTTCTATATATCAATATTTATGTAGGACTTATTGTGGTCCTAATGATGTTTCTTCCACTACTAATCACAAAATTATTTAAAAATAAACTTGCTCACTTAGAAGAGAAATTGTATGAACAAAAAGGTGTGAATTTAAAATTTTATAAAAACTTGATGGATAATTTGAAGTATATAAAAGTATTCGAATTAAGAAAGCATTATTATAGAAAATTCATAACTAATGTTGGAGTAGAAAAAAAGAGTTGGGCAACATCTAAGAATTATCAAGTTACTTTAAATGCTGCTTATTCATTAAGTTCGTACTTATCACACTTTATAGTATTAACTATTGCAATTTATTTAGTTTATAAAAATGCTATTAATCCAGGTACAGTAATCACATTATTAGGATTAGTGGATCAACTGAGCATGCCCATACTTAGCCTTTCAAGAAATATAAATAGTATTAATAGCACAAAGAAACTAAGAAGCCAATTATCTAACAATTATAATACAATAGATGATAGTGAATTGGTAACGATTGATTTTAAAGACAAAATACATGCTAGTGGTTTAGAACTTAATATCAAAAATTATAATTTAATTTATAAAGATGTAGAATTTTGCAAAAACAAAAAGCATTTAATTATTGGAAGAAGTGGCATAGGTAAATCTATTTTTATTGACGCGCTTCTAGGATTGAGCCCGATAGATGCGGGAGTTATTCAATATGACGATAAACAACTGAATGAACATGGGAATCCATTGAAAAAAACATCCTATATCATGACAGAAAATATATTATTTGATGAAACTGTGCTATACAACATCATATTCAATAATACCGCGACTGAGAAGCAATATTTCATTATTAATAAATTATTGCCAGACAATGTCATTTTCGAAAAAAGTATTGATAAATTGTCGAGTGGTGAAAAAAGAAGGGTGTTGCTGCTAAGGGGACTATTGTCAGATAAAGATACATTAGTTTTTGATGAACCTACATCAAATTTAGATGAAAGTACGAGTCAGGTATTTTGGGATTTACTCATGAATATTAATCATAAGACAGTCATCATCATCTCACATAACACACCTCAATATATTTCTGAAAAATTTGATTATATCATTGATTTTGCCAATTATGTAGAAAGGAATCGTGATATTTAA
- a CDS encoding sulfite exporter TauE/SafE family protein, which yields MLSVIILIFVGFLSAIIGALVGIGGGIIIVPTLIYFGVSLHVLEGITPQTAIGTSSIILIATGLSSTMGYLKQKQVDVKNGIIFTIGIIPGALIGAYLSQYLTIHSFNLYFGIFLIIVSILLMVRHRIPPIKAFQQPRYMKSFTDAHGEQYRYGVVPSIAIVASFVIGLTAGLFGIGGGALMTPLMLLVFRFPPHVAVGTSMMMIFFSSVAGSIGHIVLGHVVWGYSIILILSSWVGAQLGVKLNKAVKSDTIVLILRLVMLGLGLYLIIQSL from the coding sequence ATGTTGAGTGTGATCATTTTGATTTTTGTGGGGTTTTTATCTGCGATTATTGGTGCTTTAGTAGGCATCGGTGGCGGCATTATTATCGTGCCAACACTCATCTATTTTGGCGTTTCACTCCATGTTTTAGAGGGGATAACACCTCAAACCGCAATTGGGACGTCTTCCATTATTTTAATTGCAACAGGCTTATCATCAACGATGGGATATTTAAAGCAAAAGCAAGTAGATGTTAAAAATGGGATTATTTTTACAATTGGTATTATTCCAGGGGCGTTGATTGGGGCATATTTAAGTCAATATTTAACCATTCATTCATTTAATCTCTATTTTGGTATTTTTCTCATCATCGTATCAATTTTATTAATGGTACGTCACCGCATCCCGCCTATTAAAGCGTTTCAACAACCACGTTATATGAAATCATTTACAGATGCACATGGTGAACAATATCGATACGGTGTTGTGCCGTCCATTGCGATTGTCGCTTCATTCGTCATTGGGCTAACTGCGGGCCTATTTGGTATTGGTGGGGGCGCATTAATGACACCACTCATGTTACTTGTGTTTCGCTTTCCACCGCATGTCGCAGTCGGCACAAGCATGATGATGATTTTCTTTTCAAGTGTGGCAGGTTCAATTGGGCACATTGTTTTAGGACATGTCGTATGGGGATACAGTATCATACTTATTTTATCAAGTTGGGTTGGGGCACAACTCGGTGTGAAGTTAAACAAAGCAGTGAAGTCAGATACGATTGTCTTAATCTTACGTTTAGTTATGTTGGGATTAGGACTGTATCTCATTATTCAATCATTATAA
- a CDS encoding YutD family protein: MIKVGNHYFELLTSYKNGFNEDDFIARYSEILDKYDFVVGDYGYDQLRLKGFYEDSYKKAEFNKRFSTIQDYLYEYCNFGCAYFVVRRLSKAEVEKRLGSDAWIEEKDKLKNVKIKPTIQD; the protein is encoded by the coding sequence ATGATAAAAGTAGGAAATCATTATTTTGAATTGTTAACTTCATATAAAAATGGATTTAATGAAGATGATTTTATTGCAAGGTATTCAGAGATTTTGGATAAATATGACTTTGTGGTTGGGGATTATGGTTATGATCAACTGAGATTAAAGGGTTTTTATGAAGATTCGTATAAAAAAGCAGAATTCAACAAACGTTTTTCAACCATTCAGGATTATTTATATGAATATTGTAATTTTGGATGTGCCTACTTTGTTGTACGTCGACTTTCAAAAGCAGAAGTTGAGAAGCGGTTAGGATCGGATGCGTGGATTGAGGAGAAAGACAAATTAAAAAACGTTAAAATCAAACCGACAATACAAGATTAA
- the lipA gene encoding lipoyl synthase codes for MATKNEEILRKPDWLKIKLNTNDNYTGLKKMMRKKGLHTVCEEAKCPNIHECWGDRRTATFMILGDVCTRACRFCAVKTGLPNELDLGEPARVADSVKQMNLKHVVITAVARDDLKDAGSNVYAETVRKVRELNPFTTIEILPSDMGGDYEALATLMAARPDILNHNIETVRRLTPRVRARATYDRTLEFLRRSKELQPDIPTKSSIMVGLGETIEELHETMDDLRASGVDILTIGQYLQPSRKHLKVQKYYTPLEFGKLRKVAMEKGFKHCQAGPLVRSSYHADEQVNEAAKEKHRLGDEQLKL; via the coding sequence ATGGCTACAAAAAATGAAGAAATTTTACGCAAACCAGATTGGCTTAAAATAAAGTTGAATACGAACGACAATTATACTGGTCTGAAAAAAATGATGCGTAAAAAAGGGCTCCATACTGTATGTGAAGAAGCGAAATGTCCAAATATTCATGAATGTTGGGGAGACCGTCGTACAGCAACATTTATGATTTTAGGAGATGTCTGTACACGAGCGTGTCGTTTTTGCGCAGTTAAAACAGGCTTACCTAATGAATTAGATTTAGGGGAACCTGCACGTGTAGCGGATTCGGTTAAACAAATGAACTTAAAGCATGTCGTGATTACTGCTGTTGCACGTGATGATTTAAAAGACGCAGGTTCCAATGTATATGCCGAGACAGTTCGCAAAGTACGTGAGCTCAACCCGTTTACAACGATTGAAATCTTACCGTCAGACATGGGAGGCGATTACGAAGCTTTGGCGACTTTGATGGCAGCACGTCCCGATATTTTGAACCATAATATCGAAACAGTGCGTCGTTTAACACCAAGAGTTCGTGCCCGTGCGACGTACGATCGAACTTTAGAATTTTTACGTCGTTCTAAAGAGCTACAACCTGATATTCCAACAAAATCAAGTATTATGGTGGGGTTAGGCGAAACAATAGAAGAACTTCACGAAACAATGGATGATTTACGTGCAAGTGGTGTAGATATTTTAACAATTGGGCAGTATTTACAACCTTCGCGTAAACATTTAAAAGTTCAAAAATATTATACACCATTAGAGTTTGGTAAATTGCGTAAAGTGGCAATGGAAAAAGGCTTTAAACATTGTCAAGCGGGTCCATTAGTACGTAGTTCATACCATGCAGATGAACAAGTGAACGAAGCTGCAAAAGAAAAACATCGACTTGGTGACGAACAACTTAAATTATAA
- a CDS encoding DUF3055 domain-containing protein, translating into MIDMFLYDDIEPSQIRFVGFVGEISRYDLVLIQTDRHYGKTLVLNTQTNKFGIIGSDDLAEPGYIAYILGVNEDEGDEITAYLNEVIQ; encoded by the coding sequence ATGATCGATATGTTTTTATACGATGATATTGAACCTTCACAAATTCGTTTCGTTGGCTTTGTCGGCGAAATCAGTCGTTACGACCTTGTGTTGATTCAAACCGATCGCCATTATGGAAAAACCCTCGTCCTGAATACACAAACAAACAAATTTGGAATCATTGGTTCAGATGATTTAGCGGAACCAGGCTATATCGCATATATTTTAGGTGTCAACGAAGATGAAGGCGATGAAATTACCGCTTATTTAAACGAAGTGATACAATAA
- a CDS encoding DUF72 domain-containing protein, with product MIEIGLTGWGDHDTLYEDLQRKTDKLQTYASHFPVVELDASYYAIQPERNMIKWVNETPERFKFVVKIHQALTLHADYHDYAETIEVLFNDFRLMLQPLIDAQRLAMVLVQFPPWFDCNAKNIKYIRYVRAQLQQLPVCIEFRHQSWFRANMLEHTLAFLTEHELIHAVCDEPQVGEGCVPLVNRITHQTALVRLHGRNRHGWTKKDMTDQEWRDVRYLYNYSPEELQQLVDKVKLLDQKAQQVYVIFNNNSGGHAAENAKHFQQLLGIDYEGLAPQQLKLF from the coding sequence ATGATAGAAATTGGTCTCACAGGGTGGGGCGACCATGACACCCTGTATGAAGATTTACAACGAAAAACAGATAAGTTACAGACCTATGCCAGTCATTTTCCGGTCGTGGAATTAGATGCTTCGTACTATGCTATTCAACCTGAACGAAATATGATCAAATGGGTGAATGAAACACCAGAACGGTTTAAATTTGTCGTAAAAATTCATCAAGCTTTAACGTTACATGCTGATTATCACGACTATGCTGAGACAATCGAAGTACTTTTTAATGATTTTCGTCTTATGTTACAACCGTTGATTGATGCACAACGTTTAGCGATGGTCTTAGTACAGTTTCCACCATGGTTTGATTGTAATGCTAAAAATATTAAGTACATCCGATATGTACGTGCACAATTACAACAACTCCCCGTATGTATAGAGTTTCGACATCAATCTTGGTTTCGTGCAAATATGCTAGAGCATACTTTAGCTTTTTTGACAGAACACGAATTGATTCATGCGGTGTGTGATGAACCTCAAGTGGGAGAAGGATGTGTGCCACTTGTCAATCGTATTACGCATCAAACAGCGCTCGTCCGCTTGCACGGGCGTAATCGACACGGGTGGACTAAAAAAGACATGACGGATCAAGAATGGCGAGATGTCCGTTATCTATATAATTATTCGCCAGAGGAATTGCAACAACTTGTTGATAAAGTGAAATTATTAGATCAAAAAGCACAACAAGTGTATGTGATATTTAATAACAACTCTGGGGGACATGCAGCAGAGAATGCGAAACATTTTCAGCAGCTATTAGGAATAGATTATGAAGGTTTAGCACCGCAACAACTGAAGTTATTTTAA
- a CDS encoding Rgg/GadR/MutR family transcriptional regulator, whose translation MFGATIEIIRKNKNIPVTSLCENIFTRSAYYKYVNNRMDTSITNFFSLLDRLNITPEEFLIIHENGRSNKAMKVLETLDHFTIKKDVSSLKSMTKIISIQFSEPKRSHLLEVVDSRINKILNIENSIKCQNISRYLIDAEYWTKYELTIFSNCMYIFDIELIDILLSKCLKRFTKFEDLRPYGNDQVRIIVNALVIAIERNDRIHFNKWLSMAYNISVKENNFFELYMIKLFKLFETYLKSPNNNIENAIVLHIKFCDSIGANNYKNMFESLFEKIQKIRW comes from the coding sequence ATGTTTGGTGCTACAATAGAAATAATTCGTAAAAACAAAAACATTCCTGTTACTTCATTGTGTGAAAATATTTTCACTAGGAGTGCTTATTACAAATACGTAAATAATAGAATGGATACAAGTATAACTAATTTTTTTTCTTTACTTGATAGGCTCAATATAACACCGGAAGAATTTTTAATAATACATGAAAATGGACGCTCTAATAAAGCAATGAAAGTATTAGAAACACTTGATCATTTCACAATAAAAAAGGATGTTTCATCTTTAAAATCAATGACTAAGATTATAAGTATTCAATTTTCAGAACCTAAAAGAAGTCATTTACTTGAAGTAGTTGATTCTAGGATTAATAAAATTCTTAATATTGAAAATTCTATTAAATGTCAAAATATATCTCGTTATCTAATAGACGCAGAATATTGGACAAAATATGAATTGACAATTTTTTCTAATTGTATGTATATATTTGATATAGAATTAATTGATATACTTCTATCAAAATGTTTGAAAAGATTTACCAAGTTTGAAGATTTAAGGCCTTATGGGAATGATCAAGTAAGAATAATAGTAAATGCATTAGTTATCGCAATTGAACGTAACGATAGAATACATTTTAATAAATGGTTAAGTATGGCTTATAACATTAGCGTAAAAGAAAATAATTTCTTTGAACTTTATATGATTAAATTATTTAAACTTTTCGAAACCTATCTAAAAAGTCCTAATAATAATATCGAAAATGCTATAGTCCTACACATAAAGTTTTGTGATAGCATAGGTGCTAATAATTACAAAAATATGTTTGAAAGTTTATTTGAAAAAATTCAAAAAATCAGATGGTAA
- a CDS encoding lantibiotic dehydratase — protein MKKFKKSDGKKGGLMYDLLNIVCIRMANNSRSTTNSYLEKQIFTSSRSLYEQIYSKNKGEMNYKAEHALRNYMKRSIYRATPYRLLSSFKFLDIKASNSMLKNYISINNNFKVYTNIDSLWLKNYISSLKINNLGHLLFKCNENVINITEIYIYNEWNSSKKILKTSNNIIITEILNFTKSPKSYKEISNHLNHLFASISKNVVECILIELLKTELLLTNLDQKIYYHNFQALDRFLKEESLNYNKHTHNIIIKNINKINTTVDKLDINIIKEIEKCLKSIAESSSYLNFDTESNINHFNIDMNRIKKDFNSFVKFIQKYASRKDYDKRYRADVLFLLDRFGDGIVKFTDFYSDYTQVRQKHLYMANNYDDIFLYLKKEISILSEISKLQRSQSIDLSHLKLNNFDENKKYSPSFHLSVNIFSKDGKTLKYNLSDYICKNGIAKSEGRLSYINKNIYSNLRYIDESIFKMNNLKTISINYFPKNPYFINIMKDFCESEYSFSMNSWAKNDEFDIENLYIKVIDGKIFLLEVKNSNIEIVSFNQYNVANALDLAPELVKDLLYWSDNYFADSYSLFYDLQSIRNNHIVFPEIKYENITLFPKSWILNLMIENKLKKNLLSKNYL, from the coding sequence TTGAAAAAATTCAAAAAATCAGATGGTAAAAAGGGGGGGCTTATGTATGACCTTTTAAATATTGTGTGCATAAGAATGGCAAACAACTCTAGGAGTACCACTAATAGTTATCTTGAAAAGCAAATATTTACTAGCTCTAGGAGTTTATATGAACAAATATACAGTAAAAATAAAGGGGAGATGAATTATAAAGCGGAACATGCTTTAAGAAACTATATGAAAAGAAGCATCTATCGTGCTACTCCTTATAGACTTCTTTCTTCTTTTAAATTTCTCGATATTAAAGCAAGTAACTCAATGCTCAAAAATTATATATCTATAAATAATAATTTCAAAGTATATACTAATATCGATAGTTTATGGTTAAAAAACTATATCAGTAGTTTGAAAATAAACAACTTAGGTCATTTGTTATTTAAATGCAATGAGAATGTTATAAATATAACAGAGATTTATATTTATAACGAATGGAATAGTTCGAAAAAAATTTTAAAAACATCTAACAATATTATTATAACAGAGATTTTAAATTTCACTAAATCACCTAAATCTTATAAAGAGATATCTAATCATTTAAATCATCTATTTGCTTCTATCTCTAAAAATGTTGTTGAATGTATACTCATTGAGTTACTTAAAACTGAACTACTATTAACAAATTTAGATCAAAAAATTTATTATCATAATTTTCAGGCTCTAGATAGGTTTTTAAAGGAAGAATCATTAAATTATAATAAACATACTCATAACATCATTATAAAAAACATTAATAAAATAAATACTACAGTTGATAAACTTGATATAAATATTATAAAAGAAATTGAAAAATGTTTAAAAAGCATAGCAGAAAGTTCTTCTTATCTAAATTTTGATACAGAGTCTAATATTAATCACTTCAATATTGATATGAATAGGATAAAGAAAGATTTCAATTCATTTGTGAAATTTATTCAAAAATATGCTTCTAGAAAAGATTATGATAAACGATATAGGGCAGATGTTCTATTTTTACTAGATCGGTTTGGTGATGGCATAGTTAAATTCACTGATTTTTATTCAGATTATACACAAGTGAGACAGAAACATTTGTACATGGCAAATAATTACGATGATATTTTTCTATATTTAAAGAAAGAAATTTCTATATTATCAGAAATATCCAAATTGCAACGTAGTCAGAGTATTGATTTATCACATTTAAAGTTAAATAATTTTGACGAAAACAAGAAATATTCACCATCATTTCACTTATCAGTTAATATTTTTTCTAAAGATGGCAAGACCTTAAAATACAATTTATCTGATTATATTTGTAAAAATGGAATTGCAAAATCAGAAGGAAGACTGTCTTATATAAATAAAAACATTTATTCGAATTTAAGATATATTGATGAGTCAATATTTAAAATGAATAATTTGAAGACTATTTCTATAAATTATTTCCCTAAAAATCCTTATTTTATAAATATAATGAAAGACTTTTGTGAATCGGAGTATTCATTTTCAATGAACTCGTGGGCAAAAAATGATGAATTTGACATTGAAAACCTTTATATAAAAGTTATTGATGGGAAAATATTTCTTTTAGAAGTAAAAAATTCAAATATAGAAATAGTAAGTTTCAATCAATATAACGTAGCTAATGCACTAGATTTAGCACCAGAGTTAGTTAAGGATTTATTATATTGGAGTGATAATTACTTTGCAGACTCCTATTCATTGTTTTATGATCTGCAAAGTATAAGAAATAATCACATAGTGTTCCCAGAAATTAAATATGAAAATATAACTTTGTTTCCAAAATCGTGGATTTTAAATTTAATGATTGAGAATAAATTAAAAAAGAACCTTTTATCAAAGAATTACTTGTAA
- a CDS encoding bifunctional metallophosphatase/5'-nucleotidase has product MRLTIYHTNDIHSHLHAFSRITAYLKTARQQLSHPSRYVDIGDHVDLSLPVTEATLGQRNIQLLNDAGCDVATLGNNEGMTISHEALNALYEAARFKVICANVLDESGQLPQHVVSSYIEEIEGVRLMYVAATAPFTPFYRALDWVVTDPLDAIKQEIAVHQGAYDVLIVLSHVGLFFDERLCEEIPEIDVIFGAHTHHYFERGEVRNGVLMAAAGKYGHYLGEVTLEIDEGVVVEKKATLHELEELPQVTTDFESEGKALLSDIVVNQPMTLQRATNFITEASYLLAESVHEFTQADCTLINAGLLVKGYDKKKLTAYDIHQMLPHPINVVRIQLTGAALKEVIKKARAQEYMYEHAQGLGFRGDIFGGYILFQAGYVCSSDRYFVDGTEIEDEAMYVLGTVDMYTFGRYFPTLKGARITYLMPEFLRDIFKNKLLAIS; this is encoded by the coding sequence ATGCGTTTAACCATTTATCATACAAATGATATTCATAGTCATTTACATGCGTTTTCACGGATTACGGCATATTTAAAGACAGCACGTCAGCAATTGTCCCATCCTTCTCGTTATGTTGATATCGGTGATCATGTTGATTTGTCTTTACCAGTGACAGAAGCCACATTAGGGCAGCGCAATATACAATTGTTAAATGATGCAGGATGTGATGTCGCAACGCTTGGAAATAATGAAGGGATGACGATTTCTCATGAAGCTTTGAATGCATTGTACGAAGCGGCACGATTCAAAGTCATTTGTGCGAATGTCTTAGATGAATCGGGACAATTACCTCAACATGTGGTTTCTTCATATATTGAGGAAATTGAAGGGGTTCGTTTGATGTATGTGGCTGCAACGGCACCTTTCACACCCTTTTATCGTGCATTAGATTGGGTGGTGACAGACCCGCTTGATGCGATTAAGCAAGAGATTGCAGTACATCAAGGCGCATATGATGTGCTCATTGTATTAAGTCATGTGGGCCTCTTTTTTGATGAACGTCTATGTGAGGAAATTCCAGAAATTGATGTCATTTTCGGCGCACATACGCATCATTATTTCGAACGAGGTGAAGTGAGAAATGGTGTATTAATGGCTGCGGCAGGAAAATATGGTCATTATTTAGGTGAGGTGACATTAGAAATTGATGAAGGTGTCGTTGTGGAGAAAAAGGCAACATTGCATGAACTTGAAGAATTACCACAAGTGACTACTGATTTTGAATCGGAAGGGAAAGCGTTACTCAGCGATATTGTTGTGAACCAACCCATGACATTACAGCGGGCGACGAATTTTATTACTGAAGCGAGCTATTTATTAGCAGAAAGTGTGCATGAATTTACCCAAGCCGATTGTACGTTAATTAATGCAGGACTACTCGTTAAAGGGTATGACAAGAAAAAATTAACCGCATATGATATCCACCAGATGTTACCGCACCCCATTAATGTTGTACGTATTCAATTGACGGGTGCTGCGCTGAAAGAAGTCATTAAGAAAGCACGCGCGCAAGAGTATATGTACGAGCATGCGCAAGGCTTAGGTTTCAGGGGCGATATCTTTGGAGGATATATTTTGTTTCAGGCGGGCTATGTGTGCTCGAGTGACCGTTATTTTGTCGATGGGACAGAAATAGAAGATGAAGCGATGTACGTATTAGGAACTGTGGATATGTACACGTTTGGACGTTATTTCCCAACATTAAAAGGTGCGCGCATCACCTATTTAATGCCCGAATTCTTAAGAGATATTTTTAAAAACAAATTGTTAGCGATTTCATAG